The proteins below are encoded in one region of Lonchura striata isolate bLonStr1 chromosome 1, bLonStr1.mat, whole genome shotgun sequence:
- the PP2D1 gene encoding LOW QUALITY PROTEIN: protein phosphatase 2C-like domain-containing protein 1 (The sequence of the model RefSeq protein was modified relative to this genomic sequence to represent the inferred CDS: inserted 6 bases in 4 codons; deleted 2 bases in 1 codon; substituted 2 bases at 2 genomic stop codons), with translation MGDTGARSWSGKIGVPKFYTAKFSETHRQKINSSLEFLVDIPTPTPFCDLANINNPGTSKKINNSLIKTILICXDKNSTWKRDMEDRFIVLDNHESRSDTCFLKIFDGCQSVTATETXKLPLLLFEQLSHTDSFHKNKNDKEQILXFFARLIKADYWEKEKXPGNEETNKTSXIMKVYAQSFWRMXRFLQLIRNEVSKVHWNGRCCWANACCYYSNNEVNSKNIDTLLQF, from the exons atgggggacactggagcaaGGAGCTGGAGTGGAAAAATTGGAG TACCTAAATTCTACACTGCTAAATTCTCTGAGACACATAGGCAGAAGATTAATTCCTCACTTGAATTCCTTGTGGAT ATTCCCACTCCCACACCATTTTGTGATCTTGCCAATATCAACAATCCTGGTActtctaagaaaataaataattctttaataaaaacaatacTGATTTGCTAAGATAAAAATTCCACATGGAAGAGAGACATGGAAGACAGGTTTATTGTGCTGGACAACCATGAAAGTAGGTCAGATACATGCTTTCTGAAGATTTTTGATGGCTGTCAAAGTGTCACAGCTACTGAAAC AAAGCTTCCACTTTTATTGTTTGAACAGCTTTCTCACACAGATTCcttccacaaaaataaaaatgacaaagagcaaattctttaattttttgcCAGACTAATCAAGGCTGATTActgggaaaaagaga aacCAGGCAATGAGGAGACCAACAAGACCA CTATTATGAAAGTGTATGCTCAGTCCTTTTGGAGAAT CAGATTTTTACAGCTGATAAGGAATGAGGTTTCCAAAGTTCACTGGAATGGAAGGTGTTGCTGGGCTAATGCATGTTGCTATTATAG TAACAATGAAGTAAATTCAAAGAACATAGATACACTACTCCAATTCTAG
- the RAB5A gene encoding ras-related protein Rab-5A: MANRGATRPNGPNAGNKICQFKLVLLGESAVGKSSLVLRFVKGQFHEFQESTIGAAFLTQTVCLDDTTVKFEIWDTAGQERYHSLAPMYYRGAQAAIVVYDITNEESFARAKNWVKELQRQASPNIVIALAGNKADLANKRAVDFQEAQAYADDNSLLFMETSAKTSMNVNEIFMAIAKKLPKNEPQNAGASSARGRGVDLTEPTQPPKTQCCSN, translated from the exons ATGGCTAATCGAGGAGCAACAAGGCCCAACGGGCCAAatgctggaaataaaatttgCCAATTCAAACTAGTACTTTTAGGAGAGTCTGCAGTTGGCAAATCAAGTTTGGTGCTTCGTTTTGTAAAAGGACAGTTTCATGAATTTCAAGAAAGTACGATTGGAG CTGCTTTTCTAACCCAGACCGTTTGTCTGGATGATACAACAGTAAAATTTGAAATTTGGGATACAGCTGGCCAAGAGCGGTACCACAGTTTAGCACCCATGTACTACAGAGGAGCACAAGCAGCTATAGTGGTATACGACATTACAAACGAG GAGTCCTTTGCCAGAGCGAAAAATTGGGTCAAAGAACTTCAGCGACAAGCAAGTCCTAATATTGTAATAGCTTTAGCAGGAAACAAAGCTGATCTAGCTAACAAAAGAGCTGTGGATTTCCAG GAAGCACAGGCTTATGCAGATGACAACAGCTTATTGTTCATGGAGACGTCTGCCAAAACATCTATGAACGTAAATGAAATATTCATGGCAATTG CAAAAAAATTGCCTAAGAATGAACCACAGAATGCAGgagccagctctgccagaggaAGAGGAGTAGACCTTACTGAACCTACACAACCACCCAAGACTCAATGTTGTAGTAACTAA